The Tistrella bauzanensis region GTCATCGCGCGGATATCGTCCAGCTGGCCGGCGGCGAGCCCCTGATCGATCCGCAGGCGCGCCACCATCTCGGCCACGACCGGGCTGCCGCCGATGCGGATCAACGGAAACAGAATGCCGGCCTCGGTTCTGATCCTGGCCGTCAGCAGATCCTGAAGCCGCATCAATGCCTCGATCAGCCGCGCCGGATGAGACGGATGGTCATGGCAGAGGACATAGACGGTCTCGGCCAGCCCGATGATGGCTGGAAGCCGGTCGATCGGGATCGGATGATAGCGGCTCTCGATCATCGAAAGCAGGCCGTCAATCTCCGACATCGTCACCTCGACCTGGCCTGATTCGAATTTTCCGAGAATGTTTTTCTATATAATGTGCGCCATGGTTTCAAACCAGCGCAACACCAATACGGCCGTCACCTGAGACGCCGGAGCTCCGCCTGTGCCGCTGGATGGTCACCCGCCCGCGCCGGTGCCGCCGAGATCCCGATAGCCGCCGCCGAAATAGATCAGGGGATCGCCGGCACGCTGGCGATAGCGCCGTACCGCGCCGATCAGGATGACGTGATCGCCGCCATCATGCACGGTATCGAGCGCGCATTCGAACTGCGCCAGACATCCGGGCAGCAACGGCGCGCGACCAAGGCCATCCTCTACCGGAAGGCCGGCGAAGCGGTCGGCGGTGGGGTCGGCGAACACATCCGACAGCGGGCGTTGGGACGCGTCCAGAACATTGATCGCGAAATGGCCGCAGGTGGTGAACATGACCAGGCTTGGCGATGTCTTCTCAAGGCACCACAACACCAGCGGTGGCG contains the following coding sequences:
- a CDS encoding hemerythrin domain-containing protein; translation: MSEIDGLLSMIESRYHPIPIDRLPAIIGLAETVYVLCHDHPSHPARLIEALMRLQDLLTARIRTEAGILFPLIRIGGSPVVAEMVARLRIDQGLAAGQLDDIRAMTGGFRPPTDASPSWRALYLALAGLADSLAAYDRVMTDQLFPRIVV
- a CDS encoding flavin reductase family protein; the encoded protein is MDGNEHGRSTTGLWDDAGWAHAGWAHAGWDGAAAPAGEDGRAYRQALGRFATGVTVVTCRDATGRPAGLTVNSFTSVSLAPPLVLWCLEKTSPSLVMFTTCGHFAINVLDASQRPLSDVFADPTADRFAGLPVEDGLGRAPLLPGCLAQFECALDTVHDGGDHVILIGAVRRYRQRAGDPLIYFGGGYRDLGGTGAGG